From a region of the Hymenobacter jejuensis genome:
- a CDS encoding methyltransferase family protein, whose protein sequence is MKSSFIHKDSPGVVVPPPFLYVLIFLAAFLLQRWLLPLDDALWQHMSVKVLGGAFCIAAFALLVSAVTQFQRTHNTVVTVHRANSLQTTGVYHLTRNPMYLALLLLYAGLACLVGGWWHLILLPLLILIVQEFVIKHEEHYLEQAFGQQYRDYKHTTRRWL, encoded by the coding sequence ATGAAATCCAGTTTCATCCACAAGGACAGTCCGGGAGTAGTGGTGCCGCCGCCCTTCCTGTACGTCCTGATCTTTTTGGCGGCCTTTCTGCTCCAGCGCTGGCTGCTGCCGCTCGATGATGCCCTGTGGCAGCACATGTCGGTGAAGGTGCTGGGCGGGGCCTTTTGTATTGCTGCCTTTGCGCTACTCGTCTCGGCTGTTACGCAGTTCCAGCGAACCCATAACACAGTCGTAACCGTACACCGCGCCAACTCCCTTCAGACTACCGGCGTGTATCATCTGACGCGCAACCCGATGTATCTCGCCCTGCTGCTGCTGTATGCAGGCCTGGCCTGCCTGGTGGGTGGGTGGTGGCACTTGATTTTGTTGCCCCTCCTAATCCTCATCGTGCAGGAGTTCGTTATCAAACACGAGGAGCATTACTTGGAACAAGCGTTCGGCCAACAGTACCGGGATTACAAACACACCACAAGACGTTGGCTGTAA
- the tamL gene encoding translocation and assembly module lipoprotein TamL, which translates to MLRFRRLDLTPLAPRREAPRSEMLWGKSLYSSAWLLRGVGLTIALLAGSCSGTKFIPEGDKLYTGGAVKVKSQSSIPNESVLTATLEAVITPKPNSSILGMRPKLYFWHMGEGKTKGLGHLLADKYGEAPVLLSKVDTAKVQDLMANRLNNSGYFHPKVSSEVKVKANTASVDYTATVHKPYTIKEIHFPDSTGLLARAIKATESGSLLKVGDPYNLQTFVNERVRIDAALKNQGYYYFSPDYLLFQVDSTLDNEANVYLKVKETIPPRAAKPYVLNRVTLNTQYSLSDTTETTRPVMFRGYRYVPDEQVFRARAITNAVFIYPDSLYRRRRADQTLSRLMSLGTFKFVDTRFRPARNLPDSAGYGHLNATVRMTQVPKKSLRAELQMNTSNIFTGPAFVVQFRNRSALRGAEQLLINANASLETGKGALSGVTSTQYGIDGQLLVPRLITPPFDIRLVNSDFQPRTFFNAGYKYVLRTKYFQEDIFNLGYGYSWKTKLTNEQQLQPIDLQYLRLSNQEKVFKDLLAARPFLANSFRQQFILGSSYTYTYNQQVLEQRRNQMYFSGGVSLSGNVAHALQSLSGAKKTDTGAYALFGQEYSQYTKFDLEFRNYYRTSVNPTSGNKIATRLLVGVGLPYQNSNVLPYLKQYGIGGPNSVRAFNARGIGPGTYRTPDSQQNGFYDQVGDIRLEANAEYRQDLFPYVKGALFVDAGNIWLVNADPSRATYVKGENGQPVRDFQDGQFRFNTFLKQLAIGAGAGIRIDVQFFVIRLDAAYPLVYPYSNESLEVPGTNPGDPSIIYSANKTGYKVIKLNIAIGYPF; encoded by the coding sequence ATGTTACGATTCCGACGCCTGGACCTCACCCCTCTCGCTCCGCGCCGCGAGGCCCCGAGGAGCGAGATGCTCTGGGGCAAGTCGTTGTATAGCTCCGCTTGGCTGCTTCGCGGAGTTGGCCTCACAATCGCTTTATTAGCAGGAAGTTGCAGCGGTACCAAGTTTATTCCGGAAGGCGATAAGCTCTACACCGGCGGCGCCGTAAAAGTCAAGTCGCAGAGCTCGATCCCGAACGAGTCGGTGCTGACGGCTACCCTGGAAGCGGTAATTACGCCCAAGCCCAACAGCTCGATTTTGGGGATGCGGCCGAAGCTGTATTTCTGGCACATGGGCGAGGGCAAAACCAAAGGGTTGGGCCACTTGCTGGCCGATAAATACGGCGAAGCGCCAGTGTTGCTCAGCAAAGTAGACACGGCGAAAGTTCAGGATTTGATGGCTAACCGGCTGAACAACAGCGGGTACTTCCATCCGAAAGTTAGCAGCGAGGTAAAAGTGAAGGCTAACACCGCGTCCGTCGACTACACGGCTACAGTACATAAGCCCTACACCATCAAGGAAATCCATTTTCCGGATTCGACGGGCTTGCTGGCGCGGGCCATCAAGGCCACCGAGTCGGGCTCGTTGCTGAAGGTGGGCGACCCCTATAATCTGCAAACCTTTGTAAATGAGCGCGTTCGCATCGATGCGGCACTCAAAAACCAAGGCTATTATTATTTCTCGCCCGATTACCTTCTGTTTCAAGTAGATAGCACGCTCGACAACGAAGCCAATGTGTATCTGAAGGTAAAAGAAACCATTCCGCCGCGGGCGGCGAAGCCTTACGTGCTCAACCGCGTGACGCTCAACACGCAATATTCGCTCTCGGACACCACCGAAACAACTCGTCCGGTTATGTTTCGGGGCTATCGCTATGTGCCTGACGAGCAGGTGTTTCGGGCGCGGGCCATTACCAACGCCGTTTTCATCTACCCCGACAGCCTCTACCGCCGCCGCCGCGCCGACCAGACGCTGAGCCGTCTGATGAGCCTGGGCACGTTCAAGTTTGTGGACACCCGCTTCCGCCCGGCCCGCAATCTCCCCGACTCGGCGGGTTACGGGCACCTCAACGCCACCGTGCGCATGACGCAGGTGCCCAAGAAGTCGCTGCGGGCCGAGTTGCAGATGAATACGTCCAACATCTTCACGGGGCCGGCCTTTGTGGTGCAATTTCGCAACCGCTCGGCGCTGCGCGGAGCCGAGCAGTTGCTGATCAACGCCAACGCTTCGCTGGAAACCGGCAAAGGCGCGCTATCGGGCGTTACCTCGACGCAGTATGGCATTGACGGTCAATTGCTTGTACCGCGGCTCATTACTCCGCCTTTCGACATCCGGCTGGTTAACTCCGACTTCCAGCCGCGGACGTTTTTCAATGCGGGCTACAAGTACGTGCTGCGCACCAAATACTTTCAGGAAGACATCTTCAACCTGGGCTACGGCTACAGCTGGAAGACCAAGCTCACCAATGAGCAGCAATTGCAACCCATTGACTTACAATATCTTAGACTAAGCAACCAGGAAAAGGTATTTAAGGATTTGTTGGCGGCGCGGCCGTTTCTAGCCAACAGCTTCCGACAGCAGTTCATTCTGGGCAGCAGCTATACCTACACCTACAACCAGCAAGTGCTGGAGCAGCGCCGCAACCAGATGTACTTCAGCGGCGGCGTGTCGTTGTCGGGCAACGTGGCCCACGCCTTGCAAAGCCTGAGCGGCGCCAAAAAGACCGATACCGGAGCCTACGCGCTCTTTGGGCAGGAGTACTCGCAGTACACGAAGTTCGATCTGGAGTTCCGCAACTATTACCGCACTTCGGTCAACCCAACCAGCGGCAACAAGATCGCCACGCGCCTGCTGGTGGGCGTGGGCTTGCCCTACCAGAACTCCAACGTGCTGCCCTACCTGAAACAGTACGGCATCGGCGGACCCAACAGTGTGCGGGCCTTCAACGCCCGCGGCATTGGCCCCGGCACCTACCGCACGCCCGATAGCCAGCAAAACGGCTTCTACGACCAAGTAGGCGACATCCGGTTGGAGGCCAACGCCGAATACCGCCAAGACCTGTTTCCGTACGTGAAGGGCGCCTTGTTTGTGGACGCGGGCAACATCTGGCTGGTCAACGCCGACCCCAGCCGGGCTACCTACGTGAAAGGCGAAAACGGCCAGCCCGTCCGCGATTTTCAGGATGGCCAGTTCCGATTCAATACGTTCCTGAAACAGTTGGCCATCGGGGCCGGCGCGGGCATCCGCATCGACGTGCAGTTCTTCGTCATTCGCCTCGACGCGGCCTACCCGCTGGTGTATCCGTACAGCAACGAGTCACTGGAAGTCCCCGGCACCAATCCCGGCGACCCGTCGATCATCTACTCGGCCAACAAGACGGGCTACAAAGTCATTAAGCTCAACATCGCGATCGGGTATCCCTTCTAG
- a CDS encoding FdhF/YdeP family oxidoreductase, which produces MEKSPAEDPSKAGKTEEQHAETNVPKSGERPDQGAAPTNDHYRPDPQGDRDESRIPAPEVAFAKYVHPVLAQPVDKLTGLKLEARAKVAAGITAVVKSMEFSWTEGGLTRGTKGLLNMNQKDGFDCSSCAWPDPDDHRSIAEFCENGAKATASDADDKAAGPEFFARHSLAELSRMSDRDQNNAGRLTHPMVKRPGDNHYSPIAWSDAFQLVADNLNALDSPHEAVFYTSGKVPNEPAFLFQLFAKMFGTNNLPDCSNMCHESSGAALSPTLGLGKGSVTLNDIYDAEVILIIGQNPGTNHPRMLTALQKAKRNGAKIISVNPLLEAGLNHFRNPQDFMNPLRALGALMGDGTPITDVFLQVRVDGDMALLRGIMKHLFEAEDLNPGHVIDQVFIKEFTTGFESFEQNIRNTSWEDIEELSGITRAQLLEAANLIATKQKIITCWAMGVTQQRQGVQTIQEIVNLHLMKGAIGKPGAGTCPVRGHSNVQGDRTMGVWEQPTKEFQDALAKEFHFTPPYEHGLDTVEAIKAMYKGKTKVFFSLGGNLLAAGPDTEVIAEGMRKQKLTVFVGTKLNRGHLTTGETSLLLPCFTHADIDMQKSGHQMTSCENSMGVVSQNKGVLVPLAGQMMSEVAIISGVAIATLGERTNIADWVAMTENYDVIRDHISRVIPGFDNFNEKLRKPGGFYLPNGPRERKFTTKNGMANFTTTELEKYKLEPDQLVLMTVRSHDQFNTTIYEYNDRYRGIHGERRVLFMNEQDMAARGIKSRDLIDITSHFEGDQRTVLKFVAVPYDIPKGNVAAYFPEANPLVPVASVAKTSNTPTSKYVVVTVVPTRAATAEAEAKRRGLAVEA; this is translated from the coding sequence ATGGAAAAATCACCCGCCGAAGACCCCAGCAAAGCCGGCAAAACCGAAGAGCAGCACGCCGAAACCAACGTTCCGAAGAGTGGCGAGCGCCCCGACCAAGGCGCTGCCCCTACCAACGATCATTACCGGCCCGACCCCCAAGGAGATCGTGATGAGAGCCGCATTCCGGCCCCGGAAGTAGCATTTGCCAAGTACGTTCATCCGGTGTTGGCGCAGCCCGTGGACAAGCTGACGGGCCTCAAGCTGGAAGCCCGCGCGAAGGTGGCCGCCGGCATTACGGCCGTGGTGAAGTCGATGGAGTTTAGCTGGACGGAAGGCGGCCTTACCCGCGGCACCAAGGGGCTGCTCAACATGAACCAAAAGGACGGCTTCGACTGCTCGAGCTGCGCCTGGCCCGACCCCGACGATCATCGCTCTATCGCTGAGTTTTGCGAAAACGGCGCCAAAGCCACCGCTTCCGATGCCGACGACAAAGCCGCGGGTCCGGAGTTTTTTGCCCGGCACAGCCTGGCTGAGCTTTCGCGCATGAGCGACCGCGACCAAAACAACGCGGGTCGCCTGACGCATCCTATGGTGAAGCGCCCCGGCGACAACCATTACTCGCCCATTGCCTGGTCGGATGCTTTCCAACTCGTCGCCGACAACCTGAACGCGCTGGATTCGCCCCACGAGGCCGTGTTTTATACCTCGGGCAAAGTACCCAACGAGCCGGCATTCCTGTTTCAGTTGTTTGCTAAGATGTTCGGGACCAATAACTTACCCGATTGCTCCAACATGTGCCATGAGAGCAGCGGCGCGGCCCTCAGCCCTACGCTGGGCTTGGGCAAAGGGTCGGTTACGCTCAACGACATTTACGATGCCGAGGTCATTCTCATCATCGGGCAGAACCCCGGCACCAACCATCCGCGCATGCTCACGGCTTTGCAGAAGGCCAAGCGCAACGGTGCTAAAATCATCAGCGTCAATCCGTTGCTGGAGGCAGGACTCAACCACTTCCGCAATCCGCAGGATTTCATGAATCCGCTGCGGGCGCTGGGCGCTCTGATGGGCGACGGCACGCCGATCACCGATGTGTTTTTGCAAGTGCGCGTAGACGGCGACATGGCCCTGCTACGCGGCATCATGAAGCACCTCTTCGAAGCCGAAGACCTGAACCCCGGCCACGTAATCGATCAGGTGTTTATCAAAGAGTTCACGACGGGCTTTGAGTCGTTTGAGCAGAACATCCGCAATACGTCTTGGGAAGACATTGAAGAGCTCAGCGGCATTACGCGGGCGCAGTTGCTGGAAGCTGCTAACCTGATCGCGACCAAGCAAAAGATCATTACCTGCTGGGCCATGGGCGTGACCCAGCAGCGCCAAGGCGTACAGACGATCCAAGAGATTGTGAATCTGCACCTTATGAAGGGCGCCATCGGCAAGCCCGGTGCGGGTACCTGCCCCGTGCGCGGTCACTCCAACGTGCAGGGCGACCGCACGATGGGCGTGTGGGAGCAGCCTACCAAAGAATTTCAGGATGCCTTGGCCAAGGAGTTTCACTTCACGCCGCCCTACGAGCACGGCCTGGATACAGTCGAGGCCATCAAGGCCATGTACAAGGGCAAAACCAAGGTCTTCTTTAGCCTCGGTGGCAACCTGCTGGCCGCCGGCCCCGATACCGAAGTCATTGCCGAAGGCATGCGCAAGCAGAAGCTGACCGTGTTTGTGGGCACCAAGCTTAACCGCGGCCACCTCACCACGGGCGAAACCAGTCTGCTCTTGCCCTGCTTTACGCACGCCGACATCGACATGCAAAAGTCAGGACACCAGATGACGTCCTGCGAGAACTCGATGGGCGTCGTGAGCCAGAACAAAGGCGTGCTGGTGCCGTTGGCCGGCCAGATGATGAGCGAAGTGGCCATCATCAGCGGCGTGGCCATTGCTACGTTGGGCGAACGGACGAATATCGCCGACTGGGTAGCCATGACGGAAAACTACGACGTCATCCGCGACCACATCAGCCGCGTGATTCCGGGCTTCGACAACTTCAACGAGAAGCTGCGCAAGCCCGGCGGCTTCTACCTGCCCAACGGTCCGCGCGAACGCAAGTTCACCACCAAAAACGGTATGGCAAACTTCACCACCACCGAGCTAGAAAAGTACAAGCTTGAGCCCGATCAGCTCGTGCTGATGACCGTCCGCAGCCACGACCAGTTCAACACGACCATTTACGAGTACAACGACCGCTACCGCGGCATCCACGGCGAGCGCCGCGTGCTGTTCATGAATGAGCAGGACATGGCTGCGCGCGGCATCAAGAGCCGGGACCTGATCGACATCACCAGCCACTTCGAAGGCGATCAGCGCACCGTGCTCAAGTTTGTGGCCGTACCCTACGACATCCCGAAGGGCAACGTGGCAGCCTACTTCCCCGAGGCCAACCCGCTCGTGCCCGTGGCCAGCGTGGCCAAAACCAGCAACACGCCCACCTCGAAGTATGTGGTCGTGACGGTGGTGCCCACGCGAGCCGCTACCGCCGAAGCCGAAGCCAAACGCCGAGGCTTGGCTGTTGAAGCATAA
- the fdhD gene encoding formate dehydrogenase accessory sulfurtransferase FdhD, which translates to MLPVFLPATSYEYATVQKVAGDHFVTESDVVAAEEPLEIRVGFGPTGAREHRTLAITMRTPGHDFELTAGFLLTEGLIQSRHDLTGVIYCPDVEKEEERENVVRAELAPHVVADMPRLERHFYTSSSCGVCGKTSIDAVHASSCPVLPTAGPYVAARVIHELPARQREAQALFEQTGGLHAAALFSATGELLLLREDVGRHNALDKVIGAALLNEQLPLHEHIVLVSGRASFELVQKAAVAGIPVLAAVGAPSSLAVQAAADFGMTLLGFVRQQRYNIYTGAWRIQAETPADPSTHHATHSA; encoded by the coding sequence GTGCTGCCTGTTTTCCTACCTGCCACCAGTTACGAATACGCTACCGTGCAAAAAGTAGCGGGCGATCACTTCGTAACGGAATCGGATGTGGTGGCGGCCGAAGAACCTTTGGAAATTCGGGTGGGCTTTGGGCCGACGGGTGCGCGGGAGCACCGCACGCTGGCCATCACGATGCGCACACCCGGCCACGACTTCGAGCTGACGGCGGGCTTTCTGCTCACCGAAGGCCTCATCCAGAGCCGCCACGATCTGACCGGCGTGATCTATTGCCCGGATGTGGAAAAAGAAGAGGAGCGCGAAAACGTGGTGCGCGCCGAGCTCGCGCCGCACGTTGTGGCCGATATGCCGCGCCTCGAACGCCACTTCTACACGTCGTCGAGCTGCGGCGTCTGCGGCAAAACCAGCATCGACGCGGTGCATGCGTCTTCCTGCCCCGTGCTGCCTACGGCGGGTCCGTACGTGGCGGCCCGCGTTATTCATGAATTGCCAGCCCGCCAACGCGAAGCCCAGGCGCTGTTTGAACAAACCGGTGGCCTGCACGCAGCAGCGCTGTTTTCGGCTACGGGCGAACTGCTGTTGCTGCGCGAAGACGTAGGCCGGCACAACGCCCTGGATAAGGTGATTGGAGCTGCTTTGCTTAATGAGCAACTGCCTCTGCATGAGCACATTGTGCTGGTGAGTGGGCGGGCCAGCTTTGAGCTGGTGCAGAAAGCAGCCGTGGCGGGCATTCCGGTGCTGGCCGCTGTGGGCGCGCCGAGCAGCCTGGCGGTGCAAGCCGCCGCCGACTTCGGCATGACCTTGTTGGGCTTTGTGCGGCAGCAGCGCTATAACATTTATACCGGTGCGTGGCGTATTCAGGCGGAAACCCCCGCCGATCCTTCCACTCATCACGCCACCCATTCTGCATGA
- a CDS encoding YceI family protein, with protein MKKTLLFLLTSALLATSATAQKKPMVKSVGAIDARSQAATYKLQPQLSTLGWVGKKVTGQHTGTMQFKEGSVLVKGNQVTGGTFVVDMTTVKDEDLTDAGMNAKLVGHLKSDDFFSVEKNPTSTFKITSIAPIAGAAADANNMTVTGDLTIKGITNSITFPAKVGVKNGIAAASGTATVDRTKYDIKFRSTSFFESLGDKAIDNDFTLNFNVIAKQDAVAKQ; from the coding sequence ATGAAAAAAACTCTGCTTTTCCTGCTGACCAGCGCCTTGCTGGCCACTTCGGCTACGGCCCAGAAAAAGCCCATGGTAAAATCCGTTGGCGCTATTGACGCCCGCTCCCAGGCGGCCACCTACAAGCTTCAGCCTCAGCTAAGCACGCTGGGCTGGGTGGGCAAAAAGGTAACCGGCCAGCACACCGGCACCATGCAGTTCAAGGAGGGCAGTGTGCTGGTAAAAGGCAATCAGGTGACGGGCGGCACGTTTGTGGTGGATATGACCACGGTGAAAGACGAAGACCTCACCGACGCCGGCATGAATGCCAAACTGGTGGGCCACCTCAAGTCCGACGATTTCTTCAGCGTGGAAAAGAATCCGACCTCTACATTCAAAATCACCAGCATCGCCCCGATTGCAGGAGCCGCGGCCGACGCCAACAACATGACCGTGACCGGCGATCTGACCATCAAAGGCATTACCAATAGCATCACGTTTCCGGCGAAGGTGGGCGTGAAAAACGGCATTGCGGCTGCCAGCGGCACCGCCACTGTCGATCGCACCAAATACGACATCAAGTTCCGCTCCACATCGTTCTTCGAAAGCCTCGGCGACAAGGCCATCGACAATGATTTTACGCTGAATTTCAACGTGATTGCTAAGCAGGACGCAGTAGCAAAGCAATAG
- a CDS encoding DUF7009 family protein: protein MKLRIEDNSVRLRLSDDEVQHFGRTGRVSSSVRLGPHPDDQLEYSLERLPEGDPSDTVRILYASGSMAVRVPAALAQQWVTGSDIGFSEKLHVTETQELRILVEKDLDCRH from the coding sequence ATGAAGCTCCGCATCGAAGACAACTCTGTGCGCCTGCGCCTGTCCGACGACGAGGTGCAGCACTTCGGCCGTACCGGCCGCGTCTCGTCCAGCGTCCGGCTTGGTCCGCACCCCGACGATCAGCTGGAATACTCGCTAGAACGTCTGCCCGAAGGCGACCCCAGCGACACCGTTCGCATACTCTACGCTAGCGGTTCGATGGCCGTGCGCGTGCCCGCCGCCCTGGCCCAACAATGGGTTACGGGCTCCGACATTGGCTTTTCAGAGAAGCTGCATGTGACTGAAACCCAGGAATTACGTATTCTAGTTGAGAAGGACCTCGATTGTCGGCACTGA